From the genome of Nitrosopumilus sp., one region includes:
- a CDS encoding single-stranded DNA-binding protein has translation MSEFENLIDKLLEQKSELSRDDLEEQIKQKKEKIGAGYLTDQGALFLIASDYGVTLTESSKVEIGIKDLYAGAKEISLETRVLNLSPAKQFSRKDGSPFYLRTMTVYDANSTASVKLWDEKANLPGVENLKPGDLIKIIKAYVKSDLDGSPTINIGSGSNIESTDTESKIPTIDTITKDVSEMQEGQKDLVVSGTIDGTISGMEFTNSRGMPGKALRMRLKGNDGSAMRVVLWGKDESTIPNMIAQSAKVRLLGVRVKSGNQGLEIHGNDATIIEIEGGKETEPVITRILSMSPIENGKNLILAVDSKKNFFNISDFSNSTSICMEGDVIECMPSKVYGNSVTLDENSFVRKLDNDESIPSLSQLRTKIDEIKVDQSYCIEAIVLKVPERREVQTKSGESIALSEMFVEDDTGQIWVKGWRNQARIIDKCELGEIISITGLNGKAGLEGRIELFVTSFSKITKKN, from the coding sequence TTGTCAGAATTCGAGAATCTTATCGATAAATTACTTGAACAGAAATCAGAATTGTCCAGAGATGATCTTGAAGAGCAAATCAAACAAAAGAAAGAGAAAATTGGCGCAGGATACCTGACTGATCAAGGAGCTTTATTTTTAATCGCATCAGATTATGGAGTTACATTAACAGAGTCATCAAAAGTTGAAATTGGCATAAAAGATCTATACGCAGGTGCAAAAGAAATATCATTAGAAACGAGAGTTTTGAATCTATCACCTGCAAAACAATTTTCAAGAAAAGATGGGTCTCCGTTTTATCTCAGAACAATGACCGTATACGATGCCAATTCTACGGCTAGCGTAAAATTATGGGATGAAAAAGCAAATTTACCAGGTGTTGAAAACCTAAAACCAGGAGATTTAATTAAAATAATTAAAGCATATGTAAAATCAGATCTGGATGGTTCTCCAACAATCAATATAGGTTCAGGATCAAATATAGAAAGTACAGATACAGAAAGTAAAATTCCAACTATTGATACAATTACAAAAGATGTTAGTGAAATGCAAGAAGGTCAGAAGGATTTGGTTGTTTCAGGAACGATCGATGGCACGATAAGTGGAATGGAATTTACAAATTCCCGAGGTATGCCTGGAAAAGCACTAAGAATGAGATTAAAAGGTAATGATGGTAGTGCAATGAGAGTTGTGTTATGGGGCAAAGATGAATCCACAATTCCAAATATGATTGCACAGTCAGCTAAGGTGAGATTACTAGGTGTTAGAGTAAAGTCAGGAAATCAAGGATTAGAAATTCATGGAAATGATGCGACAATTATTGAAATTGAAGGGGGTAAAGAGACAGAGCCGGTAATTACTAGAATCCTCTCCATGTCACCAATTGAAAATGGCAAAAATCTTATTTTAGCAGTAGACAGTAAAAAGAATTTTTTCAACATTAGTGATTTTTCAAACTCTACTAGCATCTGTATGGAAGGAGATGTCATAGAATGCATGCCATCAAAAGTTTACGGAAATTCAGTCACCTTAGATGAAAATTCTTTTGTAAGGAAATTAGACAATGATGAATCAATTCCCTCACTGTCTCAACTTAGAACCAAAATTGATGAGATCAAAGTGGATCAGAGTTATTGCATAGAAGCAATTGTTCTAAAAGTTCCTGAAAGACGTGAGGTTCAAACAAAATCAGGAGAATCAATAGCACTTTCAGAAATGTTTGTTGAAGATGATACAGGGCAAATATGGGTAAAAGGTTGGAGAAATCAGGCAAGAATAATTGACAAGTGTGAATTAGGCGAAATTATTTCCATAACAGGATTAAATGGAAAAGCAGGACTAGAAGGTAGAATAGAATTATTCGTTACCTCATTTTCTAAAATTACAAAGAAGAACTAA
- a CDS encoding ABC transporter: MHPIIRLVNRNLTISLNPGFLIWQIIFPLIYIFVAGFAYAPLIQEVPFGNKDLDYPAFLASGMIGFNIMNSTLISGILIWNDRRHGMFEQIMSGPFTRSHYILSNICTIGIIGLVSASLIAILGYPAFFDSVEFSFITIPIIIFGAITGSVLFGSLASIISTRIRSSEGFNVIINTVFLFFAFVSTAFYPTDGVPEPLRTAFYLNPLTYLVDVIRAGIFGTITEFVIIEMLILVGVASILFIIASKLLTKLDF, from the coding sequence ATGCATCCAATAATTAGACTTGTAAATAGAAATCTGACGATTTCTCTCAATCCTGGATTTTTGATTTGGCAAATTATTTTTCCTTTAATCTATATTTTTGTTGCAGGTTTTGCGTATGCGCCATTAATTCAGGAAGTTCCATTTGGCAACAAAGATCTTGACTATCCTGCATTTTTGGCATCTGGCATGATTGGATTTAACATCATGAATAGTACGCTCATTTCTGGTATACTAATTTGGAATGATAGGCGGCATGGGATGTTTGAACAAATTATGTCAGGACCATTTACCCGAAGTCATTACATCCTTAGTAATATCTGTACCATAGGCATAATTGGGTTGGTAAGTGCATCTTTGATAGCCATACTTGGATATCCTGCATTTTTTGATTCTGTAGAGTTTTCATTCATTACAATTCCAATAATCATTTTTGGCGCAATTACCGGATCAGTATTGTTTGGCTCATTGGCATCTATAATTTCTACTAGAATACGTTCTAGCGAAGGATTTAATGTAATTATAAACACTGTTTTTCTTTTTTTTGCTTTTGTTAGTACAGCATTTTATCCTACTGACGGTGTACCCGAACCATTACGTACAGCATTCTATCTAAACCCGCTAACTTATCTGGTGGATGTGATTAGGGCAGGAATTTTTGGAACTATTACTGAATTTGTAATAATTGAAATGTTAATTCTTGTTGGTGTTGCATCAATTTTATTCATAATTGCTTCAAAGCTTCTTACAAAATTAGATTTTTAA
- a CDS encoding ATP-binding cassette domain-containing protein, with the protein MSCIDVNHLSKSYGSVQAVDDIVLSVKSGSVFGFLGPNGAGKSTTIKLLTTLIRPSSGSLTILGIDAVTNPLQIRDKIGVVLQQPSYEPTLSVEKSLDKYGMMWNVPKFERKKRTEQLLKDFDLVEIRKKRNEDLSIGQRRRVQVAREFMHDMKLLFLDEPTVGLDPSARRKLLDYLKSKVKTGLTIFYTTHILSEAEYLCDEIAIIDKGKIVTIDSPEALKNRFGKEKTIKIHLLEKQSKISSLLFGITGCKISFDTGTNIIIHSEQSELVLLKVLKILGENNVEIEDLSAVPTNLEEIFLNMMRENASNN; encoded by the coding sequence ATGTCATGTATTGATGTAAATCATTTATCCAAATCTTATGGTTCTGTTCAAGCTGTGGATGACATTGTATTATCGGTAAAATCTGGAAGTGTTTTTGGATTTTTGGGTCCAAATGGTGCTGGAAAATCTACCACCATCAAACTCTTGACCACTTTAATTCGGCCTTCTAGCGGCTCACTTACTATTTTAGGCATAGATGCTGTCACAAATCCACTTCAAATTCGTGATAAGATTGGTGTTGTTTTACAGCAGCCAAGCTATGAACCTACGTTATCTGTTGAGAAATCTCTTGACAAATATGGGATGATGTGGAATGTTCCAAAATTTGAACGTAAAAAAAGAACCGAGCAACTTCTGAAAGATTTTGATTTAGTTGAAATTCGTAAAAAAAGAAATGAGGATCTCTCGATTGGGCAACGAAGAAGAGTTCAAGTTGCACGAGAATTCATGCATGATATGAAATTATTATTTTTAGATGAACCCACGGTTGGATTAGATCCAAGTGCTAGAAGAAAATTATTAGATTATCTAAAAAGTAAAGTTAAAACAGGACTGACAATTTTTTACACAACACACATTCTATCTGAAGCTGAATATCTTTGTGATGAAATTGCTATTATTGATAAGGGAAAAATTGTGACCATTGATTCTCCTGAGGCATTAAAGAATAGATTTGGAAAAGAAAAGACAATAAAGATTCATTTGTTGGAAAAACAATCTAAAATTTCTTCACTTTTATTTGGAATTACAGGCTGTAAAATAAGTTTTGATACTGGAACCAATATAATAATTCATTCAGAACAATCCGAATTAGTGTTGCTAAAAGTTTTGAAAATACTTGGTGAAAATAATGTTGAAATTGAAGATCTATCAGCTGTCCCGACAAATCTTGAAGAGATCTTTCTTAATATGATGAGAGAAAATGCATCCAATAATTAG
- a CDS encoding GDP-mannose dehydrogenase, protein MADVILGMGEVGETIYKLLVERSFHCIGIDTDSSKCKNYPNNTIKNPEYLHVCIPGELKEFSKIVLNWINKNKNVQAILIHSTVKPGTTEKIQEKCEIPILFSPVRGVHRRFLEDMKKYTKFISTDHKQLDLKIKRDLEKRFVKIDWMSTTKTAEFAKILVDTTYYGWLINYAQITKIICKKENIDFDEMWKFADEIHENLGNRPKMFPGIIGGHCVIPNLNLMEYESLNTVKKINELYKEIES, encoded by the coding sequence ATGGCAGATGTTATTTTAGGAATGGGAGAAGTAGGAGAAACAATATACAAATTATTAGTAGAAAGAAGTTTTCACTGCATTGGAATAGATACAGATAGTTCAAAATGCAAAAACTATCCCAATAATACTATTAAAAATCCAGAATATCTTCATGTTTGTATACCAGGAGAATTAAAAGAATTTTCTAAGATCGTATTGAATTGGATAAATAAAAATAAAAATGTACAAGCAATTTTAATTCATTCTACAGTAAAACCCGGAACGACAGAAAAAATTCAGGAAAAATGTGAAATTCCAATTCTATTTTCTCCAGTGCGTGGAGTGCATAGGAGATTTTTGGAGGATATGAAAAAATACACAAAATTTATTTCAACAGATCATAAACAATTAGATCTTAAAATTAAAAGAGATTTGGAAAAGAGATTTGTAAAAATAGATTGGATGTCAACAACAAAAACTGCAGAATTTGCAAAGATATTGGTTGATACTACATACTATGGTTGGTTAATTAATTATGCTCAAATTACAAAAATTATATGCAAAAAAGAAAACATAGATTTTGATGAGATGTGGAAATTTGCAGATGAAATTCATGAGAATTTAGGTAATAGACCAAAAATGTTTCCAGGCATCATAGGAGGTCATTGTGTGATACCAAATCTAAATTTAATGGAATATGAAAGTTTGAATACAGTTAAAAAAATTAATGAATTGTATAAAGAAATTGAAAGTTAA